From one Babesia bovis T2Bo chromosome 3, whole genome shotgun sequence genomic stretch:
- a CDS encoding Snf7 family protein, whose protein sequence is MGGIISWCTLNPLKGNILGMIVQLKSQRDELEEYRICLINRIEETESCIKDYVTHGNRNQALLCLRKKALLVDQLSRIDSYLYQVLQVISDTELAQVNVDVYKHLKLGSELLSKLSKCMQMDDIESMLAVWQTCRENMEDTTCALNEHSSVVDNEALLEELEQLCRGDAVDIAKNLQVAPSSCTPNSETVNISQPATTIPLAPVDHPPDEPKMVAPLNSC, encoded by the exons ATGGGTGGTATTATATCTTGGTGTACTCTTAATCCATTAAAAGGCAATATACTGGGTATGATTGTTCAGCTTAAGAGTCAAAGAG ACGAGTTGGAGGAGTATCGCATATGTTTAATTAATCGGATAGAGGAGACTGAATCATGTATTAAGGACTATGTAACACATGGTAATCGTAATCAGGCGTTACTTTGCTTACGCAAAAAAGCGCTTTTAGTCGACCAACTATCGAGGATAGATTCATATCTATATCAAGTACTACAGGTCATATCCGACACTGAATTGGCTCAG GTAAATGTGGACGTATACAAACATCTAAAGCTGGGCTCTGAATTGTTGTCAAAACTCTCCAAGTGTATGCAAATGGACGACATAGAATCAATGTTGGCTGTGTGGCAAACTTGCAGGGAGAACATGGAGGATACCACATGTGCTCTTAACGAACACAGCTCTGTTGTTGATAATGAAGCTCTATTGGAAGAACTTGAACAGCTATGCCGTGGAGATGCTgtagatatcgcaaaaaatCTGCAGGTAGCACCCAGCTCCTGCACACCTAATTCGGAAACAGTGAATATATCGCAACCTGCTACTACAATTCCTTTGGCTCCAGTGGATCACCCGCCTGATGAACCAAAGATGGTTGCTCCGTTAAACTCGTGCTAA
- a CDS encoding Ribonucleases P/MRP protein subunit POP1 family protein produces MASVSDKKGGTEPFGGANPGDASVLEVVNVKKFLESRCFEIEELISHVKRSDKQDRVFQRLPFVLRRRATSHNPFRVPKKLRLHLAREMVRSMPKCSKRLRKDVRRRLNRLEEYRRRCERNQWLETHLYHAKRFKMATIWGYRIAFRSSQKCRRRCIRACKRRCVIHDLSYVRAVGVSGKLSVLRDAFRLIFSDSAFMFQERLLSGEYRSTAYAYSCRDTGYHMICPTSFIWIQHDGVASASDATREIWFFVHPSSINEFMDTVKQSSDQLTCYKVKDLCTFEVIGPLSALLLRSVLKLDPGISTGNSLWKRLNPYDIDIPPCYVLPLSVETSVIYGNRRPDLKLSGMNFQEDRSHSFTLDHVLLAERMHLPNYDLSGNFELLTKVNIPRLRRRNYAHKVSQLLSSLAVTPAGKSMSSDDKVESNIASVLQSNDSSSDATSQTPTTESGTKTVPIWLVRRGDSLSGFDVIIPAGTIARRLWVLLNRYGGLGIGLAEREMVYAEYGQCSFPQDYPDTPAGHILWKSSAADSINKYLSTPANKRPNYRYMGNDRPFHLPILTSAENPSCDTNAVDNDRDIHPRAGWKSTSCRSSTSADDPRFLKNLPAEWVPRAFVGRTGGNYLRSKYLLMSCVTAGIHKVYPELEPFQVIRATRLPFTASNGRLRSLIARNLDPASLSSISPGNNMSLSCIVHLPCRGSLHVRDRLYIPSKDDLESCPGFLSAIFRGQLGTCLSRWITSANVKGASTNNGPNLSKTVSRDIRLLEPGHEEYKLSNLKHLFGCNGKCKRVNPIDAIHGMSELETRWHPNIRRCFGSVTSVGYTRKGICVIQLPGFLEILRMTLTVCDLILPPNIPLDQIHLFVWIRSIHSRVYIPGIISLAVSDGLASTG; encoded by the exons ATGGCGTCGGTGTCTGATAAAAAGGGTGGCACTGAGCCCTTTGGTGGCGCTAACCCTGGCGATGCCAGTGTATTGGAGGTGGTTAACGTAAAGAAATTTCTGGAATCTCGATGTTTCGAGATTGAGGAATTGATATCGCATGTCAAACGTAGTGACAAGCAGGATCGTGTATTTCAACGTTTACCATTTGTTCTTCGTCGTCGTGCAACATCGCATAATCCTTTTCGTGTCCCTAAGAAGTTGCGTTTGCATCTTGCTCGTGAGATGGTGCGTAGCATGCCCAAATGTTCTAAGCGGTTACGTAAGGATGTTCGTCGTCGTTTAAACCGTTTGGAGGAGTACCGTCGTCGTTGTGAGCGTAACCAATGGCTTGAGACTCACTTGTATCATGCCAAAAGGTTCAAGATGGCTACTATTTGGGGTTACCGTATAGCTTTTCGTTCTTCTCAGAAGTGTAGACGTCGTTGCATTCGTGCTTGTAAGCGTCGTTGTGTAATCCATGATTTATCTTATGTTCGTGCTGTCGGTGTTTCTGGTAAACTATCTGTTTTACGTGATGCTTTCCGTTTAATTTTTTCCGATTCGGCTTTTATGTTTCAAGAACGATTATTATCTGGTGAATATAGATCCACGGCATATGCCTACTCCTGTAGAGATACTGGATATCATATGATATGTCCCACCAGCTTCATTTGGATACAGCATGATGGAGTTGCATCAGCTTCGGATGCTACTCGTGAGATCTGGTTTTTCGTTCACCCTTCATCTATTAATGAGTTTATGGATACTGTCAAGCAGAGTAGTGATCAGTTAACCTGCTATAAGGTGAAAGACCTCTGCACTTTCGAGGTCATTGGTCCATTATCTGCCTTGCTGTTGCGTAGTGTTCTTAAGCTAGATCCAGGTATATCTACGGGTAACTCTCTTTGGAAGCGTTTAAATCCCtatgatattgatattccTCCTTGCTACGTATTACCCTTGAGTGTTGAGACTTCCGTGATATACGGTAACAGGCGTCCTGATTTAAAACTTAGTGGCATGAACTTCCAGGAGGATAGATCACATAGCTTCACTTTGGATCACGTTTTGTTGGCTGAGCGTATGCATCTTCCAAACTACGATCTTTCGGGTAATTTCGAACTACTGACAAAGGTGAACATTCCTCGCCTCCGTCGGCGCAATTACGCCCATAAGGTATCTCAGCTATTGTCGTCACTTGCTGTTACTCCTGCTGGGAAATCTATGTCTAGTGATGATAAAGTTGAGAGTAATATAGCGAGTGTGCTCCAGTCCAATGATTCATCTTCCGATGCAACATCGCAAACTCCAACGACAGAAAGTGGCACTAAAACTGTCCCTATATGGCTAGTTCGTCGCGGTGACTCTTTATCTGGTTTTGACGTCATTATTCCTGCTGGTACCATTGCACGTCGACTTTGGGTTCTTTTGAATCGTTATGGCGGCTTGGGTATTGGTCTTGCAGAGCGTGAGATGGTATATGCTGAATATGGTCAATGTTCCTTTCCTCAGGACTATCCCGATACTCCTGCAGGTCATATTCTTTGGAAATCTTCTGCTGC AGACTCTATAAACAAGTACCTTTCAACTCCTGCCAACAAGCGTCCAAATTATCGGTATATGGGTAACGACAGGCCATTCCATTTACCGATATTAACTAGTGCAGAGAATCCGTCTTGTGATACCAATGCTGTGGACAATGATCGTGATATCCATCCTAGAGCTGGCTGGAAGAGTACTTCCTGCCGTAGTTCTACCAGTGCTGACGACCCTAGATTTTTGAAAAACCTTCCTGCTGAATGGGTTCCTCGTGCTTTCGTCGGTCGTACTGGTGGTAACTATCTGCGATCCAAGTACTTGCTTATGAGTTGTGTTACTGCAGGTATCCACAAGGTATACCCTGAACTGGAGCCATTCCAGGTAATTCGTGCGACACGTCTTCCATTTACAGCTTCAAACGGCCGGTTACGCAGTTTAATCGCTAGAAACTTGGACCCAGCTTCACTCAGTTCAATATCGCCTGGGAACAATATGTCGTTATCATGTATTGTTCATCTCCCATGCCGTGGTTCATTGCATGTAAGGGATCGATTGTACATCCCTTCTAAGGATGACTTAGAGTCATGCCCAGGATTCTTATCTGCCATATTTCGAGGACAATTAGGGACTTGCTTGTCCCGATGGATTACGTCAGCCAATGTTAAAGGTGCCAGTACCAATAATGGTCCTAACTTGAGCAAAACGGTTTCACGTGATATTCGTTTACTTGAGCCCGGCCACGAGGAGTACAAGCTTTCTAATTTGAAGCATCTGTTTGGCTGCAATGGCAAGTGTAAGCGTGTGAATCCCATTGATGCCATTCATGGCATGAGTGAGCTTGAGACACGCTGGCATCCTAATATTCGTAGGTGTTTTGGCTCAGTGACATCAGTGG GCTACACTCGTAAAGGCATCTGTGTAATTCAGCTACCTGGTTTTCTAGAAATACTACGTATGACATTGACCGTTTGTGACCTTATTCTACCACCAAATATACCATTGGACCAAATACATCTGTTTGTATGGATCAGGAGCATTCATAGCCGTGTTTATATTCCGG GCATCATTTCCCTTGCGGTGAGCGACGGTTTAGCAAGCACTGGTTAA
- a CDS encoding DEAD/DEAH box helicase family protein, which yields MREVYKILTFLAAYISIFCKQITSKSYNDATAQTAYLAVKQHQGGVHFLPKNAPLNTIALETIEHHSNDEYLSAVFSFQVAQKLRQGRPLLDASVPSTVMQESAMSHFVGYFGEAFQDVMKPKLADTVDQCDDSKISAPECAKVIIQEFMREVKSKFTMLDSMDPKVALDRELQVMYAADLTASYVILFCPLKVRHEIYKYLWGHAAFLDGAIDWLCCPWVLNQGKHDAEYHKTAIDMSQVTSSELIDIIRLHKNYLSTDYVKQRSRDALKQLDRRSLLSVFQSVMLRVLWGHESVAEEQQTPTNEESSTLKALDYYSNNDTDEQLVKRNSLGVWIEEYRSKRVKKGEVQYTRPDRLHLKDTEYITQLKKSIDVIKKHLDKFNECFRGVPSDTPFAEAAKKQGFETPKGEHLRDDITIDNVRTAFKTLLDIYKSNLEINAEIYGHIPSVSALKLLKFMLSYEKHELTAMISAVLMALPEFKPIKSEQEFAQYSMLSFNTLAKLCFIATLRINPSVAHDDLGIEMDDTEIKNNRCIIDADTGSNVSPDSASEVDTSEQIENASLVFTLEELEPVYRFLDSRRYSVLEAQVGNELKNCIVLSSKRTRIITEAILMHRSNYEDVYKSLKGYDIPAPSTGQDDLTTDSIRTYKLAAVIKKMTDDELEKLYTSVIENSTKHKDIDIPDDVYKITSHSLLENIEKGVDDSTVYTKVNEMLGKMLADTTEDGHSTAEYDKDNKSEAEDDIDFDPWDTDTDFAVTCDTNSTTSNGQAMSNRQHYLTLLDGMDISQFINDSFSSKNPEDMNDCELEKLCNMVIEHMESSGECTVIHYNPGGKDNSYTSISALTAPTSIKDSSKIKNSFVLYAHPEVNTDYDHLQDRCVIDSELEEESYGYGNFPKRMDDTRGFTWQCYDKFPKFTRISNRVSPHGLEEYINDWQALGLKPQIAQAAVAWIRKTLLDAIGKVDQRNLEIIPTDIQTMAIRHLLKHRNDILIASNAASGKTLAYLLPIIQKLKKHETLKLRHPNAPRALVLVPNRELADQILHVVKGLGHVVKISSEIISGGVYKGIQRDDMKRLVDVVVATPDRLLKMKNHVKLHQLQYLVLDEADTLLNEGFWPDVAKVLDLIKQPFQLIQVAASSKYLLHFEKVQRELAKVPNLKGIKNTTREVNDKYLDRLTKCEQIVDTAWVDRPNRGVTHQFHYLKGEDKGLELVNLLKYDDVRRCRKVMVFCNSVSSCRAVEYILRDAGLPATSLHGKIPIMQRRMYYKEFLRSSEGIIVCTDLASRGLDLNADAVIMFDFPLNSMDYLKRAGRVGRMINNDSIAPKGFAISLVKKRDRNLAIAIERSLKMPFFPISNLSRHKKDYNQRSGRLKYLTQAGGYFKLAKLLRQEEIKGTYNYANMGQYLEQFKEIVKEMYARSLKKIVLRRRRICKRRRILTRRLKLMKRYNKAIRLKQRIISMTDRRRRRKKFSMHSPMKGDDRRCPPIKDLKPIRAKILELKLMQDKLTRRLLERNDKYLRKFINKTQLTALALRKSPENEEEVVDRQLPFTIIQKAKDKVGKSIKRICSLI from the exons ATGAGAGAGGTATATAAAATTTTAACCTTCCTAGCTGCGTACATCTCAATCTTCTGCAAGCAAATCACATCAAAGTCCTACAATGATGCTACA GCACAAACGGCATACCTCGCTGTTAAACAGCATCAAGGTGGAGTCCATTttttaccaaaaaatgCTCCATTGAATACAATAGCTCTAGAAACAATAGAACATCATAGCAATGATGAATACCTGTCAGCGGTATTCTCATTTCAAGTGGCGCAGAAGTTACGGCAAGGTAGACCGTTACTTGATGCCAGCGTACCTTCGACTGTAATGCAGGAATCAGCAATGAGCCACTTTGTAGGCTATTTTGGAGAGGCATTCCAGGATGTAATGAAACCAAAGTTAGCGGATACAGTGGATCAATGTGATGATTCAAAAATATCGGCGCCAGAATGCGCAAAAGTCATTATACAAGAGTTCATGAGAGAAGTGAAATCAAAATTTACGATGCTCGATAGTATGGACCCAAAAGTAGCATTGGATAGAGAACTGCAAGTTATGTACGCGGCTGATCTGACAGCATCGTATGTTATACTTTTTTGTCCATTGAAAGTAAGACACGAAATATACAAGTACCTTTGGGGGCATGCTGCATTCTTAGATGGAGCTATTGATTGGCTGTGCTGCCCTTGGGTACTGAACCAGGGAAAACACGATGCAGAATACCATAAAACCGCAATTGATATGTCACAAGTAACGAGTAGTGAATTGATTGACATCATACGCCTACACAAAAACTACCTATCAACTGACTATGTTAAACAGCGCTCTAGAGATGCTCTAAAACAGCTAGATAGGCGCTCTTTGCTATCAGTGTTTCAATCAGTGATGCTAAGGGTCCTTTGGGGGCATGAGTCGGTGGCAGAGGAACAACAAACGCCAACCAATGAAGAAAGTAGTACACTAAAAGCCCTGGACTACTATAGTAACAATGATACCGATGAACAGTTAGTTAAAAGGAATTCCCTAGGTGTATGGATAGAAGAATATAGATCGAAACGAGTAAAAAAAGGAGAGGTACAGTATACTAGACCCGATAGGTTACACCTTAAGGATACTGAGTATATCACGCAATTGAAAAAATCGATCGATGTCATCAAGAAACACTTGGATAAGTTTAATGAATGCTTTAGAGGAGTGCCGTCCGATACACCTTTTGCAGAAGCAGCAAAGAAACAAGGTTTTGAGACACCAAAAGGAGAGCATCTACGGGATGACATCACCATAGATAATGTAAGAACAGCATTCAAGACACTACTAGACATTTATAAATCAAACCTGGAAATCAATGCAGAAATATACGGACACATACCCAGTGTTAGTGCCCTAAAACTGTTAAAGTTTATGCTTTCATATGAAAAACATGAACTAACAGCAATGATTTCAGCAGTGCTTATGGCACTACCAGAATTCAAACCTATCAAGTCCGAACAAGAATTCGCTCAGTATTCGATGCTGTCGTTCAACACATTGGCAAAACTGTGTTTCATCGCCACTCTGCGTATAAATCCTAGTGTAGCCCACGATGATCTGGGAATAGAAATGGACGATACAGAGATAAAGAATAATCGATGCATTATCGATGCAGACACTGGGTCTAATGTATCACCGGATAGTGCCAGTGAAGTGGACACATCGGAGCAAATTGAAAATGCATCGCTGGTATTCACACTGGAAGAACTTGAACCAGTATATAGATTCCTAGACAGTAGAAGGTACAGTGTATTAGAAGCTCAGGTCGGTAATGAGCTTAAGAATTGTATTGTATTGTCATCCAAACGCACAAGGATAATAACAGAAGCTATTCTAATGCACAGGTCTAATTATGAAGATGTATACAAATCACTAAAAGGCTATGATATCCCAGCACCAAGCACGGGTCAAGATGATTTAACAACGGATTCAATACGCACATATAAACTGGCGGCAGTCATTAAAAAAATGACCGATGATGAGCTAGAGAAGTTATACACAAGTGTGATCGAAAATTCAACTAAACATAAagatattgatataccagacgatgtatataaaatcacAAGTCACAGCCTGCTGGaaaatatagaaaaggGTGTGGATGATAGCACTGTCTATACCAAGGTGAACGAAATGTTGGGAAAGATGTTGGCAGATACTACTGAAGATGGCCACAGTACAGCAGAATACGACAAGGACAACAAATCCGAAGCGGAagatgatattgatttcgACCCTTGGGACACTGATACGGATTTTGCAGTTACGTGTGATACCAACTCTACAACGTCCAATGGTCAGGCCATGTCTAACCGCCAGCATTATCTAACTCTATTGGATGGAATGGACATATCACAATTCATAAATGATAGCTTTTCAAGTAAGAATCCAGAAGATATGAATGATTGCGAACTGGAAAAATTGTGTAATATGGTCATCGAACACATGGAATCCTCTGGAGAATGTACTGTTATACACTATAACCCAGGAGGTAAAGATAATTCATATACCAGCATCAGTGCCCTTACAGCACCAACAAGTATTAAAGATAGTAGTAAAATAAAAAATAGCTTCGTGTTATATGCACATCCAGAGGTTAATACGGACTATGACCACCTACAGGACAGATGTGTTATAGATAGCGAACTAGAAGAGGAGTCTTATGGATATGGAAACTTCCCTAAACGTATGGATGATACGCGTGGGTTTACTTGGCAATGCTACGACAAGTTCCCGAAATTTACCCGTATATCAAATCGAGTCTCACCTCATGGACTTGAGGAGTATATCAACGATTGGCAGGCACTGGGTTTGAAACCACAAATTGCCCAAGCTGCAGTGGCATGGATAAGGAAAACATTGCTTGATGCTATTGGCAAAGTTGATCAACGAAATTTAGAGATTATACCAACAGATATCCAAACCATGGCTATACGGCATCTATTGAAACACAGAAATGATATTCTAATCGCTTCTAATGCAGCTAGTGGTAAGACGCTAGCGTATTTGTTGCCAATAATACAGAAGCTAAAGAAACATGAAACACTGAAGCTGCGCCATCCAAATGCACCAAGGGCACTTGTATTGGTACCAAACAGGGAATTAGCTGACCAGATACTACATGTAGTCAAAGGACTAGGCCATGTAGTCAAAATATCAAGCGAGATAATATCAGGTGGCGTGTATAAAGGTATCCAAAGGGATGACATGAAACGCCTAGTTGATGTGGTTGTAGCAACACCAGACAGAttattaaaaatgaaaaatCACGTAAAGCTGCATCAACTACAGTACCTAGTGCTTGATGAAGCTGATACATTGCTAAATGAGGGTTTTTGGCCAGATGTGGCAAAAGTACTGGATCTTATCAAACAGCCGTTCCAACTTATCCAAGTCGCTGCGTCATCTAAATACTTACTGCATTTTGAAAAGGTGCAAAGGGAGTTGGCAAAGGTACCAAACTTAAAAGGTATAAAGAACACAACACGCGAAGTAAATGATAAATATCTGGATAGACTTACGAAATGCGAGCAAATAGTAGATACAGCTTGGGTGGATAGACCTAACCGTGGTGTTACCCATCAGTTTCACTACCTCAAGGGAGAAGATAAAGGGCTGGAACTTGTTAACCTGCTGAAATACGATGATGTAAGACGCTGTCGGAAAGTTATGGTTTTCTGTAACAGTGTCAGCAGTTGCAGAGCCGTAGAGTACATACTCAGAGATGCGGGTTTGCCAGCAACAAGCCTGCATGGTAAGATACCAATAATGCAACGAAGGATGTATTACAAGGAGTTTCTAAGAAGTTCAGAAGGTATAATAGTATGCACGGACCTAGCAAGTCGTGGACTTGATTTGAACGCAGATGCAGTTATAATGTTTGACTTCCCGCTGAACAGTATGGATTACCTAAAGCGTGCTGGACGTGTTGGTAGAATGATTAATAATGACAGTATAGCACCCAAGGGATTTGCAATTAGCCTAGTGAAAAAACGAGATCGCAACCTGGCTATAGCCATTGAACGTAGCTTAAAGATGCCCTTCTTCCCAATATCTAACCTCAGCAGACATAAGAAAGATTACAATCAACGTAGCGGCAGGTTAAAATACCTAACACAGGCAGGAGGGTACTTCAAGTTGGCAAAATTACTTAGGCAAGAAGAAATCAAAGGTACATATAACTATGCAAATATGGGACAGTATCTGGAACAGTTCAAAGAAATTGTGAAAGAAATGTATGCAAGATCTCTCAAAAAAATTGTCCTTAGGAGAAGGAGAATATGCAAAAGGCGTCGGATACTCACAAGAAGGTTGAAATTGATGAAACGTTACAACAAAGCTATACGCCTGAAGCAACGCATCATATCGATGACAGACAGAAGACGCCGCCGTAAGAAATTTAGTATGCACTCACCCATGAAGGGTGACGATCGCCGTTGCCCACCTATCAAAGATTTGAAACCAATTCGAGCTAAAATACTTGAGTTGAAGCTAATGCAAGATAAGCTTACAAGGAGGTTGCTGGAACGTAACGACAAGTATCTGCGCAAATTTATTAACAAGACACAGTTAACCGCACTTGCATTACGCAAATCTCCAGAAAACGAAGAGGAGGTAGTGGATCGCCAATTACCGTTCACAATCATCCAAAAGGCAAAGGACAAAGTAGGAAAGTCAATCAAACGCATATGTTCCTTAATATAA
- a CDS encoding Cytidine and deoxycytidylate deaminase zinc-binding region family protein — protein sequence MCHKLTKHRNYNESFIRINGKCTVIPLQMLNEADIDNFMTAALDEARDALERGEVAVGCVIVDKEKKTIVARAGNSTNQKHNSTWHCEFGAIDTLFSLVPDGKIGANDQANIQAFTSRYALFVTCEPCIMCATALHIVGLTDIYYGCDNEKFGGCGSVLSLHEGYGDFPPLNCHKGIRAEEAIQLLQTFYASGNPKGRYLLLEYNP from the exons ATGTGTCATAAATTAACGAAGCATCGCAATTATAATGAATCATTCATACGAATAAATGGAAAATGTACCGTGATACCATTACAAATGTTGAATGAAGCAGATATTGATAATTTTATGACCGCTGCCTTGGATGAG GCACGGGACGCTTTGGAACGTGGCGAAGTTGCGGTTGGCTGTGTCATTGTAGACAAGGAAAAAAAAACGATCGTTGCTCGGGCTGGGAACAGCACGAATCAAAAGCATAAT TCCACATGGCATTGTGAatttggtgccattgaTACTTTGTTTTCCTTGGTGCCAGATGGAAAGATCGGTGCCAACGATCAGGCCAATATACAGGCATTTACGTCTCGATATGCTTTATTCGTGACTTGTGAGCCATGTATTATGTGTGCCACAGCACTTCACATTGtag GATTAACAGATATATACTACGGATGCGACAACGAAAAATTTGGTGGTTGCGGCTCTGTACTTTCTTTACATGAAGG TTATGGCGACTTCCCCCCCTTAAACTGTCATAAAGGCATTCGTGCTGAGGAAGCTATTCAACTTCTACAGACCTTTTACGCCTCCGGCAACCCCAAGGGTAGGTATTTACTGCTGGAATATAACCCTT AG